In Colias croceus chromosome 21, ilColCroc2.1, the DNA window TAAGTTAATATTTCAATCGTCATTCATTAcctttttagttaaatgtacAAACATGAATCACAATAgcacaataattatgaagtaTACGTTTTTTAGGCTAAGCtctttgtttttcatttcagCCATCCATTTTATTGATTGACGTGtttgtattgattattttcaatatcaatACAAACACGTCatcatcaatttataatatataatatcattatctTACCTCAAGCAGGTAAGTAATGAGAcgatttatactatgtattgcaaataaaataaactgccatgtatatataaataatataaataatataataataaactgcaATGGGGGTTTCTTTAGTTAACTGCCGCACGTATTATAGGTTTTTTGTGGGAGGGGAGGGGGAAGGAGGAGGGGGGAACCCTCCCCCCAAAATGGTAAAGTTAGGAAACCAATAGTTTTggagaaaaattaattttcctaTTCTAACCtcaaaatgtatggaattggtgtaaaatcattttaactaAGCATTAGacgataataacaaaaaatttacgatacatcaataaaatacaaacaagttGTGTAAACCtacgtagtttttttatttgagtcggaatcgccctaaagtcgcttctggcggcagttcaagagttaaactaacacgctcgtcgcttcgctcctcgctacctatttggatattaaaaataaaagtttaatagttttttaacctacgtagatttattttttgtttgagtgggaatcgccctaaagtcgcttctggcactcgccggccgctgccgcggcacgctcgcttcgctcgctcggctcgtgcggcagttcaagggttaacctaacacgctcgtcgcttcgctcctcgctacctatttggatattaaaaataaaagtttaatagttttttaacctacgtagatttattttttgtttgagtgggaatcgccctaaagtcgcttctggCTCAAgggttaacctaacacgctcgtcgcttcgctcctcgctacctatttggatattaaaaataaaagtttaatagttttttaacctacgtagatttattttttgtttgagtgggaatcgccctaaagtcgcttctggcactcgccggccgctgccgcggcacgctcgcttcgctcgctcggctcgtgcggcagttcaagggttaacctaacacgctcgtcgcttcgctcctcgctacctatttggatattaaaattaaaagtttaatagttttttaacctacttacgtagattttttttgtttgactgggaatcgccctaaagtcgcttttggcactcgccggccgctgcatTAAGTCACAGTACAGTGAAATGGAACGTCTTGGTCCGCTTTTTTTGCACAACAACCGTTTTGTTGTGCAAAAAAAGCGGACCAAGACTTTTTTcgcacaaaaaattattaactttaaaaattaataactaaaaaactaCAAGTTTCCTAACGATAATATTTTGGAATTACAATCTTACATTACCTAGCTaactaacaatataaatatttccaacAAATTCGTGCGGCAGTTAACTAAAGCCAACCCCTGCAATGTATTCAACACCATGCTTACATCGAAGTGGtcttcacaaaaaaatataactgttttaattgatatatcTAATATCACTTGGATTTCTGCGAGCTAACTGCAACCACTTTCTAcgcatttttatatcttttggAGCACATATAAATACCTAGTTTCAGGAACTACACACCTATAAGAACTCATTTTCTGGTTTTTAAACAGATTAACTtaattatactataattaaaacaaaaacgaaCAATAAGTACTAGGAGCAAGTTGATGTTTACGCCGCTGTGACGTCACCATGGTCGCGAGCCGCcatattcttcaaaattgtGTTTTGGCGGCATATTTGAatatcatgtttttattttccattttctcaatgaataactacaaaaaattaagaaacatGTGTTTTGTGTGTTCTATAAACGTATCTTAATAATTTGAGACAGTTATTAAAACCTTGTCAAATAGCCTATTGAATGGTTTTGGTGGTTTCGAAGAATACTATTTCCttcttacaaaataattatttgtttgcttagaaaattaaattgtttgcCAATCTATGCTAAATCTATTCCATACCCCAATCATTACTACCAATATCGATACATTATTTTCCGACACTAGTACTTTGCTGAGCCAAAACTGTCAATCAGGTTCGGCGCAAACGGGCCACTGACCGCAGCCACTTGACACATTTTGTCATATATTTTGTCGCGCACACTTCTGTAGCTAGTTGTCACCACCGGCTACACGTGTGCGGTGCatctatacaaaatatatgcaAAAATGTTTTGTCTGGATGTCGCTGGCCCCCAGTGGCTGTGGTCGGTGGCCCGTTTGCACCAAGCCCTAGGAACCAAACACCACCCACTAGTATGAATATGCTTATGCTTTCAAATTTGACTTGATAATCAAAAGATAAgagtaataagtaaataaaacacacgAATAACCagtcataatttatttctttgaatGTCCACGAATAGAATATAAAAGTACATTTATATAtacagtattatttataaaagtacaAACGTTCGTCACCTCCAACTTCCAGCAACATTCCGTCTTACATAATGTCCACGAAAATAAATGCCTTTGAATGCGAACAACATTATTGTCAAAACTGTACAACTACATAACACAGTGAAATGCAAATTAGACATCTATAAACTTGGTCTAAACTATTGAAatcattttaacataaaacatatattttaggACTTTCGCCTTACATTTTCCAAGAGTCTACACCAAGCTTTAAACAAACTAAAACTAAGAAACGTACAacatcaattaaaaacaacacaaaACATTGAGattatcatttaatatttgtcGAAGATTCCTCGTTACAATCAATTTCAACTCATTATGGTATAACTACAATTTTCACTATTCATTGGgataactaatattatttttcacagATAACACttataatgtttaatatttgtgTGCAATATATTGTTAGTAAACATAACATTTGTAAAAAACAATtgttaataatgaatattatgtcaattttatttcttgctAAGAactaatagaaaaatattatgtcagatatttttttttatgaaaaatcgTATTTTGTCCTaccataaattttataatatttcagcaTATCACAAATCATAATTCAAACATACtgcaaaactataataatagataagaaatattttattaattgaatattttatatcaattataaCTAACAACCTATTTACTTCTTACTTTTGcaagaaaacaataaaattagttttgcaatatgttaaaaaaattacaatttttattccGAATTACAATTTAACCACGTTCAACACGTATGTTTCATTCAGAATtcgatacaaaaataataaccaataatacaataaaagaaaataattatacaactaaaaaataccaattattaataaacgcTAGCGAAAAAATCTacgaaaaaaaagaaaaaccagGGACCATggcgtaatatttttaaatacttttaataataattcgttAGTTTGACACATTTCAGCCTGGCCACAGTatagttttgtataatattggACGCGGTACAGAAACTTTTGTACTAAATATCATCGACTATTTTTAAACATGTATTTAATGAACTCtagcttttttttatagttaaactaagaatataaaattgtcCTCAGTTCAAAGCTTAattcaatcatttattttaaataacatgtcCTTTTTAAGGTCAGTGTTAAAAAAAGATGGCAGTATGTTTACTATATCTATAATTTTGGAATAAGTGTGAGTCATCAGTATTGTGAGTCATCAAAGGAAAAACATTAAAAGTCACTAGGCACATAAGTATGGTCAACATAATCTTTCCAAATTCGTCAATATGGCTTTACAATgtcaattaaatatataaaatacctatctaagaataatactaaaatttttgtccaaGAAATCAAAAGTCAAACATTATAAATCACTTTCCATAtcctaaacaaataaaaatttatatccaCATTACTACATCTACTATAATTTGTCGTTATAAAATCTACAATTAtctatgtacatataaaatttatccgcACCGTCGTCCACTATTATACAGTATAGTAAGGCAGTATGTTCATCTGTGCGTATCTCAGAAACCGAAGCTCACGTTTTGAGACACGTTCTTCGTAGCGAGCGCTGAACGGGGAGAGTTGGGGCCTGTCACTCGCAGCCAGTTTGATACctgaagaaaaatatattatgagttTTTTAAAGTATGAGTTTGGTTAAAGTATGAGTATGAGTTAAATATATAGTGAAGATCCATTGagtaataagtacctatcaAATGCAAATTAGGAACATCCAATGGTAAATATACCAATCATGTTTTAGAAGTAATACCAATATATTACAACTGTtcatgcaaaaaaaaaaactactggaccgattacTATTAAATTTGGTAAGTAGGTATCTGAAGAATAAGACataagctactttttatcccggaaatcccacaggaacgggaactatgtgggttttttctttgaaaacgcgggcaaagccgcgggcagaaatctagtcgataataaataatgtacaaGTACCTGTAACGATGGATTCCTATCTTCACTCCTCTCTCGCCTCGGCGTGCTACACGCGGGCGGCACATTGGCACTTGCACTAGCACTGGCACTAACACTGGCACTGGCACTAACACTGGCGCCAACACTGGCCGGCGAGCCACAAATGCTCCACGAGACGCTCGACACTATACTGCCGTCTAGGTTTGATGTGGCTTGCCAACTGCAATGGAAACAcatagtaatttatattttccttcTGTTTTTATAATGTCTAACccaaacaagaaaaaaaaattatctttgaGATGCAATgatataaaaagatattttaaaacggCACGCAATCAGGATTAGATTATCAAAGTAAGATGGTATGATTCAACCATCGCCAAAAACTAAGCGAAAGAGAGAAAACTGAAGTAAATTGTTGCCAATTAGCCACATTTCAACGTGCCAATCCCGGAGTGCTAACAACCTATCTACGCCTTCTTACTTTTAatgtacactaatattataaagaggaaaactttgtttgattgtaatgataAACTTCGTGTGAGAGAATTATAACATAGTAATTGTTATGTGGCTATACCTTCCTATTATAATGAACTCTATGGCGTACAACATAGTTTTGATATtcaattgatatgaaatgcGTGGGGTGTCGGGCCATGCTATGGTTTATATTCCTTGAGTCAGTAGCTCGATGATATAGTCTCGGTACTACCATCGACCGCGCAAGGTGTGCGCACtgagtaattatttaatattatttcacatatcTACCTAACTATCATTAATTATGGAGAGTTATTTAAGACGGCTCACAAACtatactggaccgattttaaaaattctttcaacattcgaaagctacattatccacgagtaatataggctatatattatcacgctaagaccaacaggagcggagccacgcgggtgaaaccgcggggaacagctagtaaatacatattattattgatgagATGGATTTTATTTTGCATAGTAGATGCTATACTTGTTATAAATACACACCTCTCCCTCTCAACGTCTGTGTACAGAGCTACAGTGTGTCTCCAGCGATAAATGTTCGGGAACTCTTCAGGTGAAATATTGCAAGTAGACACCGCTTCGTATACAAGACGATCCATTTTTGATGGCTCCTCACTGGaagaattttgataaaaattatatacttactatattttcttgtcaCAATTATTACCTGtgcgatatttttataatataaaaaatacaacatgTCACTTGGGAGTTTATATGaccaaattttaaatagagaATTTTAAGCTatctattacaataaaaaaaagtcaagTTAGTAGTGAAGAGTTATACCACATATAactcactagctttccgcccgcggcttcgcccgctttgtctaaaacctaataaattatatactaaaaccatTCTCTTCAAtctctctatctattaaaaaaaccgcatcaaaatccgttgcatagatttaaagatttaagcatataacgggacagagaaagcgactttgttaaATACAAATGTAGTGATGTAGTAAAGAATGGCTGAAACGATTTTAATGAATGTTATTTTCGATAATAATTACTGTTAAAAgtcttacaaataaaaatacatctaTTATAACATTACCCATATATAAAAGTCTCGGCTATAGCCCGATCACTCGCGTCATGCATCTCATCATCAGAACTATCTACAGTATTATCTTCTTCACTCGCTGTAAAGTATGCAGCCTCTGAATCTGATGGAGATCCTTCTGATTCGTCGTCTGATATCTGgaatttagatataaataaattttatattatttattgtgtacACACATAAgggacaaataaataaatataacatggcaaaaattgtattgtatataaaataataacgtaATTAGTAAATTCAACTCAATTCtcatgtaaaataaacaattcttGATCGCTTTCATCAAATTTCAAAGAGGGATGATTTAATATCATCCCTCTTTGAAAATCCCTCTTTGAGATTTTATCAGAATAtctcttaaaattattattataaaaaaatgtgttaacATTCAAATGCATCTGTTTTTTTGTTGCATTCCAAAAtggatatacatatattataaataaatacctacattttcaaagataaattgtatgtacttaaaatatgttatatccTACCTGTGCACTTTCCACGGTACATTTATCTACATCAACGGTATAAAGTGCGACACTGTCTCCGGCGGGCGAATTCACACTTTGGGGCTTCTCATTCTCTATCTTTTGTAATTTACCATCCCctgggaaataaataatacattcaattacatattaaagttttttttttggaagcAACACATTTTGTGCCTCATAAATAAGCTGTTGGCTGCGCTTAAAAGAAATACATGACACGACTTTTTgacgattttaatttaagtccttaattttatcttcgaatcttgccaaagaagtttcatttctgaaACGTATGACACAGCCCAAAATTTTAGTGGACCATAGTCCAAACTAAAAACAATTGaactttataagtattaaaaaagtctACTCACCAATGTCCTGGTCGAACATGAGCCGTCTTGCGAACCCCTCGCTCTTCGGGCTCGTCGACAGAATCGATCTATTCTTACGAAACGACGCATTCTTCTTACTGTTCCTCTCAAACGCTTCTATTTTCCAATCACAACGACATTTGGAGGCTTTATCCCAAATATCCTTACATTCTATCTCCGAAACCGCCGGCCCTTTAGTCTCTTCACTTTCCGTCAATTCCTCGCAAATAAAGCTCGACACACACCTAACGTGACCCTCAACAGCATGACTCACTTTCATTCTGTTCCCGCGGTACGTGAATGGCCGCTTTTCATCATCCGAGCTGAATATATCATCGTTCGGACACCTCAGTTTAACCAGAAACTCgactaaattattaatgtcGTCCAAATCTATGGTCTGCTGTTTCAATTTGAACACGACCAGCTGCGCCAGCCTGGAGTGTATTAAGGCGAAGttgatatctttgaatctttcATCGTCCATGTATGTAAACATAGTGTGTTGCAAATGTTTCGCTTCAGATTTCAAAGATTCTCCAGCAATTTCTGGTTCCGCTGTTAAAGAGAATATTAGAGCATCTGCGATTCGTTTAGCGAACACTTGGCACGTTCTTTCTATGCACAATAATTGGCTGACGGTGTGATTCATTGGGGATACTGTATCTCCATTCGTAGTTATAGGTTTGGCGTTGGGTTGTCTACACAATCTCTGTCTGACCGGGTCTGTTTTTCTCCAATGTGGCCTGTCACTTAACTTGCATGTATTCATAGCGGCGCATAATTCTGACATGGGGCTTAGGGCATCTTTTGGGGAGTTTTtggatttattaattattctagaTATCGAGAAGTCATCGGGGGAGGCCTGCAATTGGCTGCAACTGTCACTATAAGCGAAGGAACAGGCCGTCTCGTATTTAGTTTTGAGATAGTTTTCGAGCATCACTAGTCCTTCAGGCGTTCGTAGATCTGTGAATGTATCGAGGAACGGCCAGTATTCTTTCCATGTCACGTTCATTTGTTCAGCTAagtttctgtaaaaaaaaagatagttCCTTTAAcctttttcataaaatatgtataatgttatataataataaaaaaataagcccatctaaaattatgaaatttactttaattaaatattattaagctgcATATAAATCTGTCAAATGTCGTTCccaaacattatattatgtaaatctGGTTTTCGTAACACAAgtgaaagcttagtatgggatcagattgtgccgtgtgaaaattgtcctgcatattttattaaggccggttgcagatcttcaccgaccatcagtgcgtacgtcagtcgcgcttgttatgtatggaaatacgcgtgcgtatggtcggtctagctatgaacggttttatgaatttccatacatatgacaagctcgactgacgtacgcactgatggtcggtcaagctctgcaaccggccttatACCAGGTGAAAGGTAAGATGTTAGACGAATTTAGACAGGAGCTTCTActcatgaaactgaacaacttttgttctacaactttgctgaattcgtaaaaaaaaattggacttTGTAAGGAAACTTCCCTAATCAGCTGACCTGACCGATTTCCATACAAAGtccaaatttttttctacaaatTCAGCAAAGTTGTAGAACAAAATTTGTTCAGTTTTACGAGAAGAAGCTCTTGTTAAATTGCGTCTGACGTCTTACCAGTCACCCTGTATGTTtctgtatgtatatgtatatctccTCACCGGCCGGCCGCCTCTAGCCCCTTGGCCATGTCCCTTAGTCTAAAAGCGGCGGGTTTGTGTGCGCAGGCGCGGGGCGGAGTCTTCCAGCGGCGCCGGAACGTGTCCGCGTCGCGCGCGCACATCGGGCCCGCGTACGCGAGGATCTCGTAGCGCGGCGACATTGGATCGCTGTTTAGATCCTGGAACACGATTTATTTAGGTTGACGGCATGAAGCAATATAGTTGTCACTATTTCCTGTCCgaacatgcttagctgtcgGATACTATAAAATGCCGCTTTCCTTTGAATCCACCTAGGGGTTCGGATGTTGTTTATAGGACGTTCCacccaactaccctcactctgctaatagtcgttgacttgctGTGATTCGTTATCAAATGCCTACATTAATTAGGCAGTTGTGCAGACTCAcagtacataaaaaaagttcagagagcctactacagtattaaggaatatatggacgataaaaacccatggagggttgtcacGTAataaccacaggacagttctttggcatattattgttataataatattatattatgatgttacatattatgtatattgtataattcaattgtaaaactgacatgatttaaaagagcaactatggagtttcttgtcggttcttctccgtagatactgctttccgaagcggcggtaaatgttaaaatatgtaatgacgtttcaaaagtgcttctagaagaagtctaattgaatgaataaatgtttgagtttgagtttatgttttagcaaataaaattatattgttagacgtaactttgatttaatacttttatgtatgtatagttgTCACTATTTCCTGTCCGAACGTGCTTATctgtcgaatactataaaTTGCCGCTTTCCTTTGAATCGAGGCATTCGTACGAATTGTGCCTAggggctcggacgttgtttatacgacgtttggcccaactaccctcactttgcTAATATTCGTTGACTTGCTGTGATTCGTTATCAAATGCCTACATCAATTAGGCAGTTGTACAGACTCGcagtacatttttattacattcaaactaatattgAACCCAGTGTCCCGTgtgttttctaaaaatattattatctatatctatcttctacatatataaaactcaaaggtgactgatatagtgatctatcaacgcacagcccaaaccactggacggatcgggctgaaatttggcatgcaggtagatgttaggacggaggcgtcccctaagaaaggattttgatcaattctacccccaaggggataaaataggggatgaaaattt includes these proteins:
- the LOC123701167 gene encoding ankyrin repeat and LEM domain-containing protein 2, which produces MSKAVLIPECTKDIGGVKEDICISPDKKDGAIGLFSRLLRLDALSKRHSTPDSPASPDPPVTYYGVYIPCEIKKGPDEEALHVYKNRSEALELVRRYKSARFKVFRNHQDAVSFALRGAESTETHEGNGNSLMGEKPYPFKSPSPQDMVSLRKAIEAGFTCTVRDRVWDNPRYLVSSGNTPTIVQEGSRYNALHIAAKSLNAEICNLLLTTVGNPAFVQTLYGSDADHDACKEFAGILVDRYLNTPDRAMNETPLHFAAKYGAEQVVDVLTSFPQCNKLAKNKYGETAQDIICNRVSNPSGETQRRIAGMLAERYYVPVLHAEADASPPAIGRPFTPASPPDLNSDPMSPRYEILAYAGPMCARDADTFRRRWKTPPRACAHKPAAFRLRDMAKGLEAAGRNLAEQMNVTWKEYWPFLDTFTDLRTPEGLVMLENYLKTKYETACSFAYSDSCSQLQASPDDFSISRIINKSKNSPKDALSPMSELCAAMNTCKLSDRPHWRKTDPVRQRLCRQPNAKPITTNGDTVSPMNHTVSQLLCIERTCQVFAKRIADALIFSLTAEPEIAGESLKSEAKHLQHTMFTYMDDERFKDINFALIHSRLAQLVVFKLKQQTIDLDDINNLVEFLVKLRCPNDDIFSSDDEKRPFTYRGNRMKVSHAVEGHVRCVSSFICEELTESEETKGPAVSEIECKDIWDKASKCRCDWKIEAFERNSKKNASFRKNRSILSTSPKSEGFARRLMFDQDIGDGKLQKIENEKPQSVNSPAGDSVALYTVDVDKCTVESAQISDDESEGSPSDSEAAYFTASEEDNTVDSSDDEMHDASDRAIAETFIYGEEPSKMDRLVYEAVSTCNISPEEFPNIYRWRHTVALYTDVERESWQATSNLDGSIVSSVSWSICGSPASVGASVSASASVSASASASANVPPACSTPRRERSEDRNPSLQFLQVSNWLRVTGPNSPRSALATKNVSQNVSFGF